A genomic segment from Terriglobales bacterium encodes:
- the cpaB gene encoding Flp pilus assembly protein CpaB, whose translation MDRRRFLIVGMVAVGLAALVSFGALRILRGAQADSGTTTNVVVAAKALQVGQQIQLSDLQLVRLPSGQLPQGVFRDLKEVAGRGVIVPIAEKEVVLNSKLAPREAGAGLPPKIPQGMRAVSVRVREDISVAGFVQPGTRVDVLLTGTPPDMTDAQTVTTTVLENVEVLTANQDLQAKEPSKKETTVVTLLVSPEDAQRLTLATTQGRIHLSLRNPLDRDEVKPKGTFYGDLYVEAGAPEHRRGMRVAAQPQVAAARKKQPVVPAPSKVYVVEMIRGDKRDEAKF comes from the coding sequence ATGGACCGGAGAAGGTTCCTCATTGTGGGAATGGTAGCGGTGGGGCTGGCGGCGCTGGTGAGCTTTGGAGCGCTGCGCATTCTGCGGGGCGCGCAGGCCGATTCCGGCACCACCACCAACGTAGTGGTAGCCGCCAAGGCGTTGCAGGTAGGGCAGCAGATCCAGCTCTCGGACCTGCAGCTGGTGAGATTGCCGTCGGGACAATTGCCGCAAGGCGTCTTCCGTGACCTGAAGGAAGTGGCAGGCCGGGGCGTGATCGTACCGATCGCAGAAAAAGAAGTGGTGCTGAACAGCAAGCTGGCGCCGCGCGAGGCAGGCGCGGGGTTGCCGCCCAAGATCCCGCAGGGCATGCGGGCGGTCTCGGTACGGGTGCGGGAGGACATCTCGGTAGCCGGCTTTGTGCAGCCGGGAACGCGGGTGGACGTTCTACTGACCGGTACGCCGCCCGACATGACCGACGCGCAGACCGTGACCACCACGGTGCTGGAGAACGTGGAGGTGCTGACGGCAAACCAGGACCTGCAGGCCAAAGAGCCCTCCAAGAAGGAGACCACGGTGGTGACGCTGCTGGTGTCGCCGGAGGACGCGCAAAGGCTGACGCTGGCGACCACGCAGGGACGCATTCACCTGTCGCTGCGGAATCCGCTGGATCGGGATGAAGTGAAACCCAAAGGGACGTTCTACGGAGACCTGTACGTGGAAGCGGGCGCGCCGGAGCACCGTCGAGGCATGCGAGTGGCCGCGCAGCCCCAGGTGGCTGCGGCCAGAAAGAAGCAGCCGGTGGTACCCGCGCCGAGCAAGGTGTACGTGGTGGAGATGATTCGCGGGGACAAGCGTGACGAAGCCAAATTCTAA
- a CDS encoding Flp family type IVb pilin, producing the protein MKDVLRKMWRDDEGQDIAEYALMLAVILVVVIGAVRLIGTNASNIFNAASDQLTTP; encoded by the coding sequence ATGAAGGACGTTCTTCGCAAGATGTGGCGGGATGACGAGGGCCAGGACATCGCGGAATACGCGCTGATGCTGGCGGTCATTCTGGTAGTCGTGATCGGGGCAGTCCGCCTGATCGGTACGAACGCGAGCAACATCTTCAACGCGGCTTCGGACCAGCTGACAACCCCGTAG
- a CDS encoding TadE/TadG family type IV pilus assembly protein — translation MRRLQARHRERGTQIVEMAVALPLLLFMALVVIEGAGMVRTHQVLNNAAREAAHLSTFQWNKDTPNFSATPALKNQAVAYAAANGVTITAADVTINQCVIQTTPGGANSWASRVAVQTNYQFRYLPNIPFMGAPVSVPIAGRAEFINFYGC, via the coding sequence ATGAGGCGGTTGCAAGCGCGACACAGGGAACGGGGAACACAGATCGTAGAGATGGCAGTGGCGCTGCCGCTCCTGCTGTTCATGGCGCTGGTAGTGATCGAGGGGGCGGGCATGGTGCGCACGCACCAGGTGCTCAACAACGCCGCGCGAGAAGCGGCGCACCTCTCGACGTTTCAGTGGAACAAGGATACTCCCAACTTCTCGGCCACCCCTGCCCTCAAGAACCAGGCGGTGGCCTACGCGGCGGCCAACGGCGTGACCATCACGGCGGCCGATGTGACCATCAACCAATGCGTCATTCAGACGACGCCGGGCGGGGCAAACTCCTGGGCGTCGCGAGTGGCGGTACAGACCAACTATCAGTTTCGCTACTTGCCGAATATCCCGTTCATGGGCGCACCGGTTTCGGTGCCGATCGCCGGGCGGGCGGAGTTTATCAACTTTTACGGGTGTTAG
- a CDS encoding TadE family protein — MLEGAVTVLLFFTLILANIEFGRAYNQYQVMTNAAREGARFSVAPFAGTGTLPTTTDVEAQVQRFLDSAGVRGSTVSVNQSVTGTVNNVQVFHTQVTVNAPYTFFFFRFGSVAMGATATMRNENSP, encoded by the coding sequence GTGCTGGAAGGCGCGGTCACGGTTCTTCTTTTCTTCACTCTGATTTTGGCGAACATCGAGTTCGGACGGGCGTACAATCAGTACCAAGTCATGACGAACGCGGCGCGCGAGGGCGCACGGTTTTCGGTGGCACCCTTCGCCGGAACCGGCACACTGCCGACCACGACCGACGTGGAGGCACAGGTGCAGCGGTTCCTGGACAGCGCGGGGGTTCGGGGGTCGACGGTTTCGGTGAACCAGAGCGTGACCGGGACCGTGAACAATGTGCAGGTCTTTCATACGCAGGTGACGGTGAACGCCCCTTATACGTTCTTCTTTTTCCGCTTCGGGTCGGTAGCCATGGGCGCAACCGCCACGATGCGCAACGAGAACTCCCCCTGA
- a CDS encoding A24 family peptidase: MSEWLWQAFVIAFVVTCAIGDARWRKIPRAFTTCGVIAGLAFHLWSGGLASAAAAAFLGFAVGLAFFQLGAIGGGDVKLMAALGALLGLQPWLVAMQIAVFVAALMAVAQIFKRGAWRQTLENMREILRALKAQGLRAHPVLHVRNAAMIRAPFGVAAACGTLFALVAR; the protein is encoded by the coding sequence ATGTCGGAATGGTTGTGGCAAGCCTTTGTGATCGCCTTCGTGGTGACCTGCGCCATCGGAGACGCACGCTGGCGAAAAATCCCGCGGGCGTTCACCACCTGCGGAGTGATCGCCGGGCTGGCCTTCCATCTGTGGAGCGGGGGGCTGGCTTCGGCCGCAGCGGCGGCGTTCCTGGGATTCGCGGTCGGCCTGGCGTTTTTCCAGTTGGGGGCGATCGGCGGCGGAGACGTGAAGCTGATGGCGGCGCTGGGAGCGCTGCTGGGCCTGCAGCCTTGGCTGGTGGCCATGCAAATCGCGGTGTTCGTGGCGGCGCTGATGGCGGTGGCGCAGATCTTCAAGCGCGGCGCCTGGCGACAGACGCTCGAAAACATGCGGGAGATCCTGCGGGCACTGAAGGCGCAGGGGCTGCGGGCGCATCCCGTACTGCACGTGAGGAACGCCGCCATGATCCGGGCGCCGTTCGGCGTGGCCGCGGCCTGCGGGACCCTGTTCGCGCTGGTGGCACGATGA